One region of Armigeres subalbatus isolate Guangzhou_Male chromosome 3, GZ_Asu_2, whole genome shotgun sequence genomic DNA includes:
- the LOC134219268 gene encoding uncharacterized protein LOC134219268 has translation MTRKRRAKAETKYVAINWQPMTYDADESDLEESSEIPGPLLSTHPNYPLEELELDLEETLHTIREQRTSGIMMPADVVKIKRIINLFMRDMDIVTSDANSRYLPPSATCEFREPESEPEENHELIIPSSDSDENNMSFSESEFNSEDQLQVDKGTTKSPMSRFSSGYFSPDFTSKSMLPSSDSPRDLPGCAFHSSNSQSSNPESLRKQTRTFKIRRKKANNNLRAEPMAKELCTKITSILEPTFSTNISRSGRTPGTHQKVFSFNKKKNKSN, from the coding sequence ATGACACGCAAGCGACGAGCAAAGGCTGAAACCAAATATGTTGCAATAAATTGGCAGCCAATGACATACGATGCGGACGAATCGGACTTGGAGGAATCTTCGGAGATTCCCGGTCCGTTACTATCGACGCATCCTAACTACCCGCTAGAGGAGTTAGAGCTGGACCTCGAAGAGACTCTGCATACCATTCGGGAGCAGAGAACTTCGGGGATAATGATGCCAGCAGATGTcgtgaaaatcaaaagaattattaatttatttatgcgTGACATGGACATCGTCACAAGCGATGCCAATTCTCGCTATTTACCCCCTAGCGCGACATGCGAATTCAGGGAACCGGAGTCGGAACCAGAAGAAAACCATGAATTAATAATTCCTAGTTCCGATTCCGATGAAAACAATATGTCCTTCAGCGAGTCCGAATTCAATTCGGAAGACCAACTTCAGGTCGATAAGGGAACGACAAAAAGCCCAATGTCACGCTTTTCTTCCGGTTATTTTTCTCCCGATTTCACCAGTAAGTCGATGCTTCCTTCATCCGATTCTCCCCGAGACTTACCTGGTTGTGCTTTCCATTCTTCAAATTCCCAATCTTCGAACCCCGAATCCCTACGAAAGCAAACCCGGACTTTTAAGATCCGACGGAAAAAGGCCAACAACAATCTTCGAGCGGAACCCATGGCCAAAGAACTGTGCACGAAAATAACTTCGATTTTGGAACCCACATTTTCAACGAATATTTCGCGTTCCGGACGCACACCTGGAACCCACCAGAAGGTATTTTCtttcaataaaaagaaaaacaaatccaACTAA